The genomic DNA TCATGGTGATCTCCGAGATGTTCAGTTCGTCGTCGGGTCTTGGGTATCAAATCGTCTATTTCCAGCGCAACTATCTCATCGCCGAGATGTGGAGCGGCATCGTGCTGCTTGGGCTTGTCGGAGTGCTGCTGGCGGCGATCTTCAGTTTCACCGAACGGCGCGTATTGCGCTGGTATCACGGAATCAAGGAGGTGGAGCGTGCCTGACATGCTCTTGAACGTCGAAAACTTGAACAAGGTCTACGAATCGTCGACCGGAAACGTTGAAGCGATCGGCGACATCAGTTTTCAAATGAATGCTGGCGAACTCGTTTGCATTGTCGGGCCTTCCGGCTGTGGAAAGACAACTCTGCTGAAGTGCATCGCTGGACTCCTCCAGCCCACATCTGGCGTTATCGAGCTCGATGGCAAAGCAGTGACAGAGCCACCGGCGAGCATGGCGCTGGTCTTCCAGGAGTACGGGCGGAGTCTTTACCCGTGGCTCACGGTGCGAGGGAATGTCGAGTTGCCGCTGAAACACCGCTCGCTCAGCCGAGCAGAGCGTGATGGTCTCGTCGACGACGCGCTCTCAGCCGTGGGGCTTGCGCACTCCGATAAGAGCTACCCGTGGCAGCTTTCGGGTGGGATGCAGCAACGAGTCGCCATCGCGCGCGCCGTTGCCTATCAGCCCGAAGTGCTCATCATGGATGAGCCGTTCGCGGCCGTCGACGCTCAGACGCGCGCGGACCTCGAAGATCTCGTACGGACGCTCCACCGGGAGAGAAAAATGTCGATCCTGTTCGTCACGCACGACATCGACGAGTCGGTTTATCTCGGAGAACGCGTTGTTGTGTTGTCGAAGTCGCCGACATGGGTGCAAGAAGACCTCGCGATAGATTTGGCTCCGGAGCGCGATCAGATCACGACCCGCGCGCTGCCGCGGTTTACTGAATTGCGAACGCACGTCTACGAGCAGATTCAACGAGCGAAGCGCGGGGAGGCTGTGCGGCCGACGTCGTGACCCGCTCCCGACGAAGACAACCGCCTGCAGACAGAAGGAGAACCGCTCGTGCCCACGAGGCAGCCCAAACAGCTCCTGCTGTCATTTTTCGGTGAGTATCTCGTCGACGAGTACGTAGGACCGATCCGCGCGAGCGTTGTGATCGCTGTGCTTGAGCAGGCCGGGGTCGCAGCTCCTGCGACCCGCGCCACTCTCGACCGGCTCGTGCAGTCGGGTTTGCTCTTGAGAGAGCGCAGCGGTCGCGAAATCATGTTTTCGCTCACCGAACACGCGACTGCGGTGCTGAGAGAAGCCACCGATCGTGTGCGCAGCCCTGAAATCGGCATAGCTCACGACGAGGGGTGGACGCTCGTGACTTTCTCAATTCCCGAGGAGAAGCGACAACTCCGCCATCGTCTGCGCGCGACGCTGGCGTGGGAAGGATTCGCTCCTCTTCGAGATGGATTGTGGCTGGCGCCCGGCGAAGTCGACCTCGAGTCCTCCTTGGAGCCGCTGCGGAGCGATTTGCCGATCGGGTCGCTTGCCGCTTTCTACGCGCATGAACTGGCCGGATTCTCGATCGCGGAAAGCGTGCGGACAGCGTGGGACATTGACGCCATCCGGGCGGCGCACGAGGAATTCATCGCGGAATGGTCCGACGCCCCGCCGCTGCCAGACGGCGTGGGAACGCCGGCATCGCTCGCGCGTCTCGCAATGCTTGTTGCTGACTGGCTTGCCCTGCAGCGCGTCGACCCGCGGCTGCCGGTCGAATACCTCGATGACCATTGGCCCGCTGCCCGGTCGTTCGAGCTGTATCGTCGTCGTCGCTCAGAGCTGAAATTGGCCGCCAATGCTGAGTTCGATGTACTTGTCGCGCCGCGGGAGCGCATCGGCATCCGTTCAGCGTGAAAATCGCGCCCGAAGGTCGGCTTTGCGGATTTTTCCGGATGCCGTGCGGGGCAGATCCTCGATGACAACGACGTTTTTTGGCAGCTTGTAGCGGGCGAGTACGCCGTCGAGTTTGGCCCGCACCGACTCGGTTGTGACAGTCGCATCTTCCCGCACGGTGACAACTGCCCACGGCACCTCGCCCCAGCGTTCATCGGGCACACCGATCACGGCGACCCCTGAAATTCCCTCGATGTCGTTGATGAGGTTCTCTACCTCTGCCGGGTAGATGTTCTCGCCGCCGGAGATGATCATGTCTTTCAGGCGATCAGAGATGAAGAGGTATCCGTCGGCGTCGAGGTAGCCCAGGTCTCCGGAACGAAACCAGCCATCGGACGTGAACGCTTGAGCGGTCGCTTCGTGGAGGTTGTGGTACCCACGGAAGACGTTAGGCCCAGAGATTTCAATCTCGCCTACGGTGCCACGGGAGACCATCGCTCCCGTTTCATCTGCAATCCGCACGTCAGTGAAGAAGTGCGCGAGTCCGGCGCTGCCCTGCTTGGAGCGGGTTTTGTCGGGGGAGAGCGATGTGGCTCCGGGGGATGTCTCGGTCATGCCATAGCCCTGCGAAAAATGGAGGCCGCGGTCTTCGTATGCGTTGAGGATGCGGTGGGGCACCGCCGAACCGCCGCACGTGAGCTTGGCAAGTGATGAGAGGTCAGTCTCGGCCCACGCGGGGTGGTCTGCCAACAGCTGGTAGGTCGTTGGAACACCCGACAGCATTGTGACGTGGTGTTCTTCGATGAGCGCGAGTGCACGGCCCGCTTCGAAGCCCTTCTCCAGAACCATGGTCGCGCCTTTCAACAGCACCGGCAGCGCTCCCATGCCAAGAGATGCCACGTGGAAGAGCGGTGAAATCATGAGCGCGGTATCGGTTGAGACCACGTCGTA from Microbacterium endophyticum includes the following:
- a CDS encoding ABC transporter ATP-binding protein, whose translation is MLLNVENLNKVYESSTGNVEAIGDISFQMNAGELVCIVGPSGCGKTTLLKCIAGLLQPTSGVIELDGKAVTEPPASMALVFQEYGRSLYPWLTVRGNVELPLKHRSLSRAERDGLVDDALSAVGLAHSDKSYPWQLSGGMQQRVAIARAVAYQPEVLIMDEPFAAVDAQTRADLEDLVRTLHRERKMSILFVTHDIDESVYLGERVVVLSKSPTWVQEDLAIDLAPERDQITTRALPRFTELRTHVYEQIQRAKRGEAVRPTS
- a CDS encoding acyl-CoA synthetase — protein: MHNHGLGSWMSKRRLKSPDKVALVFDGRTVTYGRLADDTDRLSALLWSRGIRKGDAVAYMGENSPEFIQTMFACAQLGAVFVPVNTRLAPPEVSHVLADSGARLLIHDLEFAARVANGVEAGRIAHVLLTGDGAPGIPGLDTLLSEASRGHADAAVTLDDPAAIIYTSGTTGRAKGAVLTHGNLTWVALNCIVDYDVVSTDTALMISPLFHVASLGMGALPVLLKGATMVLEKGFEAGRALALIEEHHVTMLSGVPTTYQLLADHPAWAETDLSSLAKLTCGGSAVPHRILNAYEDRGLHFSQGYGMTETSPGATSLSPDKTRSKQGSAGLAHFFTDVRIADETGAMVSRGTVGEIEISGPNVFRGYHNLHEATAQAFTSDGWFRSGDLGYLDADGYLFISDRLKDMIISGGENIYPAEVENLINDIEGISGVAVIGVPDERWGEVPWAVVTVREDATVTTESVRAKLDGVLARYKLPKNVVVIEDLPRTASGKIRKADLRARFSR
- a CDS encoding PaaX family transcriptional regulator C-terminal domain-containing protein yields the protein MPTRQPKQLLLSFFGEYLVDEYVGPIRASVVIAVLEQAGVAAPATRATLDRLVQSGLLLRERSGREIMFSLTEHATAVLREATDRVRSPEIGIAHDEGWTLVTFSIPEEKRQLRHRLRATLAWEGFAPLRDGLWLAPGEVDLESSLEPLRSDLPIGSLAAFYAHELAGFSIAESVRTAWDIDAIRAAHEEFIAEWSDAPPLPDGVGTPASLARLAMLVADWLALQRVDPRLPVEYLDDHWPAARSFELYRRRRSELKLAANAEFDVLVAPRERIGIRSA